The Vidua chalybeata isolate OUT-0048 chromosome 29, bVidCha1 merged haplotype, whole genome shotgun sequence genome window below encodes:
- the ENTREP3 gene encoding protein ENTREP3 isoform X2 has protein sequence MPSPTDSSRSLTGRSSRSLTHLRLQRTWLQVLLVLGLVQAILGVLIVTFSLVAATITPSTKIRHSCPSWAGFSLALSGLVGIISWKRPLTLVIAFFTLLSVLGVMLSLAGSILSCQNAQLVKTLEACERERDTCVCCQARSEPPPASCSQQSETLTMFPNPNCRSIRVALKDLLFSVCGLTIFSTIICMLSAVVCCIQIFSLDIVHVLVPQRSSSVTLECTSPPDTFLQSMMDFEEFVPPVPPPPYYPPEYTCSSETDAQSITYNGSMDSPVPLYPTDFPPSYETVMGLRGDSQATLFDSQLTEGSHACTCDRVPSIVLSGEVSMDSGSLIMSEIMDIPGDSSPSEDSCLLELQGSMRSVDYVLFRSIQRSRADYCLSVDCVQCSHHARSPTLGLQGPFEEMPQPRVRGERSYSCSTAEPGPDGILVGGAVTHSCNRLVGPGRCAGPCFPEVRLKDKGSSLQGRGGGRSTDAAAGRPGQPRRNSETSCPSSPAPGLAPRPLLRSHSDPGVPMAGRADFREVLYTKALEDTVSDSSADTGLCSEACLLHRSHCDSPPLLRAGSVGKNKLPPCKKVPQQLSKTTTRSLGDLKGYRGTRGLVARFLQRPKRSLAAGMEVSGHSFHGHKQVPWSAWPGAERPHEGIHLQSCGDLSSTSSLRRLLSARRLERSRPRSLSGACKESAL, from the exons ATGCCCTCCCCCACCGACTCCAGCCGCTCGCTGACCGGCCGCAGCTCCCGCAGCCTCACCCACCTCCGCCTCCAGCGCACCTGGCTGCAGGTCCTGCTGGTCCTGGGTCTCGTGCAAGCCATCCTGGGCGTCCTCATCGTCACCTTCAGCCTGGTGGCGGCCACCATCACTCCCTCCACCAAAATCCGTCACTCGTGCCCGTCCTGGGCCGGCTTCTCG CTGGCACTCTCCGGGCTGGTCGGCATCATCTCCTGGAAGCGGCCGCTCACCCTGGTG ATCGCCTTCTTCACGCTGCTGTCGGTGCTGGGCGTCATGCTGAGCCTCGCCGGCTCCATCCTGTCGTGCCAGAACGCGCAGCTGGTGAAGACCCTGGAGGCCTGCGAGAGG GAGAGGGACACGTGTGTCTGCTGCCAGGCCCGCTCGGAGCCCCCGCCcgcctcctgcagccagcagagcgAGACGCTGACCATGTTCCCCAACCCCAACTGCCGGAGCATCCGTGTGGCACTCAAg GATCTCCTCTTCAGTGTCTGTGGCTTGACCATCTTCTCCACCATCATCTGCATGCTCTCTGCTGTCGTGTGCTGCATCCAGATCTTCTCCCTTGACATTGTCCATGTG ctggtcCCACAGCGCTCCAGCTCTGTGACACTGGAATGCACGTCCCCACCTGACACCTTTCTGCAGAGCATGATGGACTTCGAGGAGTTTGTTcctccagtgccaccaccccccTACTACCCACCCGAGTACACCTGCAGCTCCGAGACGGATGCGCAGAG CATCACCTACAATGGCTCCATGGACAGCCCCGTGCCCCTCTACCCAACCGATTTCCCCCCGTCATACGAGACTGTGATGGGGCTGCGGGGAGACAGCCAG GCCACCCTGTTCGACTCGCAGCTGACAGAGGGCTCCCACGCCTGCACCTGCGACCGCGTCCCCTCCATCGTGCTCAGCGGGGAAG TCTCCATGGACAGCGGGTCCCTGATCATGTCCGAGATCATGGACATCCCCGGGGACAGCAGCCCCTCGGAGGACTCGtgcctgctggagctgcagggctccatgCGCTCCGTGGATTACGTCCTGTTCCGCTCCATCCAGCGCAGCCGCGCCGATTACTGCCTGAGCGTGGACTGCGTGCAGTGCAGCCACCACGCTCGCAGCCCCACGCTGGGCTTGCAGGGCCCCTTCGAGGAGATGCCCCAGCCCCGCGTGCGGGGCGAGCGATCCTACTCCTGCTCCACCGCGGAGCCCGGCCCCGACGGCATCTTGGTGGGGGGAGCCGTCACCCACAGCTGCAACCGGCTGGTGGGGCCGGGGCGCTGCGCCGGGCCCTGCTTCCCCGAGGTGCGGCTCAAGGACAAGGGCTCCTCGCTGCAGGGGCGCGGGGGTGGCCGCTCCACGGacgccgccgccggccgccccGGCCAGCCCCGGCGCAACAGCGAGACCTCCTGTCCCTCGtccccggccccggggctggcCCCGCGCCCGCTCCTGAGGTCACACAGTGACCCCGGCGTGCCGATGGCCGGCCGTGCTG attTCAGGGAAGTACTTTATACCAAAGCACTGGAGGACACCGTGTCCGACTCCTCCGCTGATACAG ggctgtgctctgaggCCTGCCTGCTCCACCGTTCCCACTGTGACTCCCCGCCACTGCTCCGGGCCGGCTCCGTGGGGAAGAACAAGCTGCCACCCTGCAAGAAGGTGCCACAGCAGCTGTCAAAGACAACCACTCGCTCCCTGGGGGACCTCAAGGGCTACCGAGGCACCCGTGGGCTGGTGGCCAGGTTCCTGCAGAGACCCAAGCGCAGCCTGGCAGCTGGCATGGAGGTGTCTGGGCACAGCTTCCACGGGCACAAACAG GTTCCCTGGAGTGCCTGGCCGGGCGCAGAGCGGCCCCACGAAGGAatccacctgcagagctgcggGGACCTGAGCTCCACCTCGTCCCTGCGGCGGCTCCTGTCCGCGCGCCGGCTGGAGCGCAGCCGCCCCCGGAGCCTCAGCGGGGCCTGCAAGGAGAGCGCGCTCTGA
- the ENTREP3 gene encoding protein ENTREP3 isoform X1 — MPSPTDSSRSLTGRSSRSLTHLRLQRTWLQVLLVLGLVQAILGVLIVTFSLVAATITPSTKIRHSCPSWAGFSLALSGLVGIISWKRPLTLVIAFFTLLSVLGVMLSLAGSILSCQNAQLVKTLEACERERDTCVCCQARSEPPPASCSQQSETLTMFPNPNCRSIRVALKDLLFSVCGLTIFSTIICMLSAVVCCIQIFSLDIVHVLVPQRSSSVTLECTSPPDTFLQSMMDFEEFVPPVPPPPYYPPEYTCSSETDAQSITYNGSMDSPVPLYPTDFPPSYETVMGLRGDSQATLFDSQLTEGSHACTCDRVPSIVLSGEVSMDSGSLIMSEIMDIPGDSSPSEDSCLLELQGSMRSVDYVLFRSIQRSRADYCLSVDCVQCSHHARSPTLGLQGPFEEMPQPRVRGERSYSCSTAEPGPDGILVGGAVTHSCNRLVGPGRCAGPCFPEVRLKDKGSSLQGRGGGRSTDAAAGRPGQPRRNSETSCPSSPAPGLAPRPLLRSHSDPGVPMAGRAADFREVLYTKALEDTVSDSSADTGLCSEACLLHRSHCDSPPLLRAGSVGKNKLPPCKKVPQQLSKTTTRSLGDLKGYRGTRGLVARFLQRPKRSLAAGMEVSGHSFHGHKQVPWSAWPGAERPHEGIHLQSCGDLSSTSSLRRLLSARRLERSRPRSLSGACKESAL, encoded by the exons ATGCCCTCCCCCACCGACTCCAGCCGCTCGCTGACCGGCCGCAGCTCCCGCAGCCTCACCCACCTCCGCCTCCAGCGCACCTGGCTGCAGGTCCTGCTGGTCCTGGGTCTCGTGCAAGCCATCCTGGGCGTCCTCATCGTCACCTTCAGCCTGGTGGCGGCCACCATCACTCCCTCCACCAAAATCCGTCACTCGTGCCCGTCCTGGGCCGGCTTCTCG CTGGCACTCTCCGGGCTGGTCGGCATCATCTCCTGGAAGCGGCCGCTCACCCTGGTG ATCGCCTTCTTCACGCTGCTGTCGGTGCTGGGCGTCATGCTGAGCCTCGCCGGCTCCATCCTGTCGTGCCAGAACGCGCAGCTGGTGAAGACCCTGGAGGCCTGCGAGAGG GAGAGGGACACGTGTGTCTGCTGCCAGGCCCGCTCGGAGCCCCCGCCcgcctcctgcagccagcagagcgAGACGCTGACCATGTTCCCCAACCCCAACTGCCGGAGCATCCGTGTGGCACTCAAg GATCTCCTCTTCAGTGTCTGTGGCTTGACCATCTTCTCCACCATCATCTGCATGCTCTCTGCTGTCGTGTGCTGCATCCAGATCTTCTCCCTTGACATTGTCCATGTG ctggtcCCACAGCGCTCCAGCTCTGTGACACTGGAATGCACGTCCCCACCTGACACCTTTCTGCAGAGCATGATGGACTTCGAGGAGTTTGTTcctccagtgccaccaccccccTACTACCCACCCGAGTACACCTGCAGCTCCGAGACGGATGCGCAGAG CATCACCTACAATGGCTCCATGGACAGCCCCGTGCCCCTCTACCCAACCGATTTCCCCCCGTCATACGAGACTGTGATGGGGCTGCGGGGAGACAGCCAG GCCACCCTGTTCGACTCGCAGCTGACAGAGGGCTCCCACGCCTGCACCTGCGACCGCGTCCCCTCCATCGTGCTCAGCGGGGAAG TCTCCATGGACAGCGGGTCCCTGATCATGTCCGAGATCATGGACATCCCCGGGGACAGCAGCCCCTCGGAGGACTCGtgcctgctggagctgcagggctccatgCGCTCCGTGGATTACGTCCTGTTCCGCTCCATCCAGCGCAGCCGCGCCGATTACTGCCTGAGCGTGGACTGCGTGCAGTGCAGCCACCACGCTCGCAGCCCCACGCTGGGCTTGCAGGGCCCCTTCGAGGAGATGCCCCAGCCCCGCGTGCGGGGCGAGCGATCCTACTCCTGCTCCACCGCGGAGCCCGGCCCCGACGGCATCTTGGTGGGGGGAGCCGTCACCCACAGCTGCAACCGGCTGGTGGGGCCGGGGCGCTGCGCCGGGCCCTGCTTCCCCGAGGTGCGGCTCAAGGACAAGGGCTCCTCGCTGCAGGGGCGCGGGGGTGGCCGCTCCACGGacgccgccgccggccgccccGGCCAGCCCCGGCGCAACAGCGAGACCTCCTGTCCCTCGtccccggccccggggctggcCCCGCGCCCGCTCCTGAGGTCACACAGTGACCCCGGCGTGCCGATGGCCGGCCGTGCTG cagattTCAGGGAAGTACTTTATACCAAAGCACTGGAGGACACCGTGTCCGACTCCTCCGCTGATACAG ggctgtgctctgaggCCTGCCTGCTCCACCGTTCCCACTGTGACTCCCCGCCACTGCTCCGGGCCGGCTCCGTGGGGAAGAACAAGCTGCCACCCTGCAAGAAGGTGCCACAGCAGCTGTCAAAGACAACCACTCGCTCCCTGGGGGACCTCAAGGGCTACCGAGGCACCCGTGGGCTGGTGGCCAGGTTCCTGCAGAGACCCAAGCGCAGCCTGGCAGCTGGCATGGAGGTGTCTGGGCACAGCTTCCACGGGCACAAACAG GTTCCCTGGAGTGCCTGGCCGGGCGCAGAGCGGCCCCACGAAGGAatccacctgcagagctgcggGGACCTGAGCTCCACCTCGTCCCTGCGGCGGCTCCTGTCCGCGCGCCGGCTGGAGCGCAGCCGCCCCCGGAGCCTCAGCGGGGCCTGCAAGGAGAGCGCGCTCTGA
- the LOC128801219 gene encoding lysosomal acid glucosylceramidase-like: MGAVGALCWRLLLVLLAVHRAAGARPCSPKYFGRDAMVCVCNATYCDTLDPLVLPAPGSYVKYESSKAGKRLERSEGKFQRRLCAPDVVLTLDTTQRFQRVKGFGGSITDAAAINILSLPERAQDHLLRSYFSEEGLEYNLIRLPMASCDFSLHAYTYDDVPYDYELTHFSLRDEDTKLKIPLLHRASAMSKRPLSLYASPWTSPTWLKTSESYVGKGTLKGQAGDKYHKTWANYFVRFLDEYAKHNVTFWAVTAENEPTAGLINNYPFQCLGFTAEQQRDFIARDLGPALANSSHRHVQLIILDDNRLHLPHWARVVLEDEEAARYVHGIGIHWYLDFIGPIQDTVLPTHELFPDYFILATEACIGAHFWERDVILGCWERGNQYSHSILTNLNHFVAGWTDWNLALDLEGGPNWVKNYVDSPIIVDSSEGIFYKQPMFYHMGHFSKFIPEGSQRVGLVASRESKKTALEYTAFLRPDGAVVVVVLNRSPQDITFGLADTVGLMAAVAPANSIQTYLWQRQ; encoded by the exons aTGGGGGCTGTCGGTGCCCTGTGCTggcggctgctgctggtgctgctggccgTGCACCGGGCTGCAG GCGCCCGGCCCTGCAGCCCCAAGTACTTTGGCCGTGATGCCATGGTCTGCGTCTGCAACGCCACGTACTGTGACACGCTGGACCCCCTGGTCCTGCCGGCCCCCGGCTCCTACGTCAAGTACGAGAGCAGCAAGGCCGGCAAGCGGCTGGAGCGGAGCGAGGGGAAATTCCAGCGCAGACTCTGCGCCCCAG atgTTGTCCTCACGCTGGACACGACGCAGCGGTTCCAGAGGGTGAAGGGGTTTGGTGGCTCCATCACCGACGCGGCCGCCATCAACATCTTATCCCTGCCGGAAAGAGCACAGGATCACCTGCTGCGCTCCTACTTCTCTGAGGAGG ggctggagtaCAACCTCATCCGGCTCCCCATGGCCAGCTGCGACTTCTCCCTCCACGCCTACACCTACGATGATGTCCCCTACGACTACGAGCTCACCCACTTCAGCCTGCGAGACGAGGACACCAAGCTAAAA atCCCCCTCCTTCACCGAGCCTCGGCCATGAGCAAGCGGCCGCTGTCGCTGTATGCCAGCCCCTGGACCTCCCCCACGTGGCTGAAGACCAGCGAGTCCTATGTGGGGAAGGGGACGCTgaaggggcaggcaggggacaAGTACCACAAGACCTGGGCCAACTACTTTGTAcg GTTCCTGGATGAATACGCCAAGCACAACGTGACATtctgggcagtgacagcagagaACGAGCCCACGGCCGGGCTGATCAACAACTaccccttccagtgcctgggCTTCACGGCCGAGCAGCAGCGCGACTTCATCGCTCGGGACCTGGGCCCGGCGCTGGCCAACAGCTCCCACCGCCACGTCCAGCTCATCATCCTGGACGACAACCGGCTCCACCTCCCGCACTGGGCCAGAGTG gtgctggaggatgaggaggcagCTCGCTACGTCCACGGCATCGGCATCCACTGGTACCTGGACTTCATCGGTCCCATACAGGACACGGTGTTGCCCACTCACGAGCTCTTCCCTGACTACTTTATCCTGGCCACGGAGGCGTGCATTGGGGCCCATTTCTGGGAGCGGGATGTGATTCTGGGCTGCTGGGAGCGGGGGAACCAGTACAGCCACAGCATCCTGACG AATCTGAACCACTTTGTGGCCGGCTGGACTGACTGGAATCTGGCCCTGGATCTGGAAGGGGGCCCTAACTGGGTCAAGAACTACGTGGACAGCCCCATCATCGTGGACAGCAGTGAAGGCATCTTCTACAAACAGCCCATGTTCTACCACATGGGGCACTTCAG TAAATTCATCCCCGAGGGCTCCCAGCGTGTGGGGCTTGTTGCCTCCAGGGAGTCCAAGAAGACAGCGCTGGAGTACACGGCTTTCCTGCGCCCTGATGGGGCTGTGGTTGTGGTGGTTCTGAACCG GTCCCCACAGGACATCACCTTTGGGCTGGCGGACACCGTCGGCCTCATGGCGGCCGTGGCTCCGGCCAACTCCATCCAGACCTACCTGTGGCAGCGGCAGTGA